In Candidatus Glassbacteria bacterium, one DNA window encodes the following:
- the rbfA gene encoding 30S ribosome-binding factor RbfA — MRRYSYKRSDRLGSQLHREVSNVIHYDINDPRLQFVTVTEVRLSDDLKDATVFISVMGDDKDEIFASLVHAGGFIRRRTGERCYLKYVPLLNFKLDTSRERAERIDSLLNKIRSEHNPDSPGGE, encoded by the coding sequence ATGAGGCGGTATTCGTACAAAAGAAGTGACAGGCTGGGTAGCCAGTTGCACCGCGAGGTCAGCAACGTTATCCACTACGACATAAACGATCCCCGGCTGCAGTTCGTCACTGTCACCGAGGTCCGTCTCTCCGACGACCTGAAAGACGCCACGGTGTTTATCTCCGTGATGGGCGATGACAAAGACGAGATTTTTGCCAGCCTGGTGCATGCCGGCGGTTTCATCCGCCGCCGGACCGGAGAGCGCTGCTACCTGAAATACGTGCCCCTGCTCAATTTCAAGCTGGATACGAGCAGGGAGCGCGCGGAGCGGATCGACAGTCTGCTCAACAAGATCAGGTCGGAGCACAACCCGGACTCACCGGGCGGGGAATGA
- the ribF gene encoding riboflavin biosynthesis protein RibF — protein sequence MTQDRAQVVPELPDGVKTAVTVGTFDGVHRGHLAILEQLCTAAAERDLRAMVITFDPHPRQVLQPESDIRLLTSTAVKLKLLAEAGIDFTAVLAFSREFSRVSAERFVIDYLIGRFNMGCLVMGHDHAFGKDRAGGEKVLTGLSKVYDFDLIKVPPVISDSRPVSSSWVRKAIEDGHMQQAAGLLNRFFTISGKVVRGAGRGKGLGHPTANLRPLEPGKELFPHGIYAAAVDLGGKMMPGALHFGPRPTFGEEESTLELNLFDFHGDLYGRTLEVAIVERIRPIMDFSSAEELVRQMDRDDEDIRKVFERIGPQVNPVSHAV from the coding sequence ATGACACAGGACCGAGCGCAGGTGGTTCCCGAGTTGCCCGACGGGGTGAAGACCGCGGTGACGGTTGGGACTTTCGACGGGGTGCACAGGGGCCATCTGGCAATCCTTGAACAGTTGTGCACGGCGGCGGCCGAGAGGGACCTGCGCGCGATGGTGATTACGTTCGATCCCCATCCACGCCAGGTGCTCCAACCGGAGAGCGATATCCGGCTGCTGACCTCGACCGCGGTCAAGCTGAAGCTGCTGGCCGAGGCCGGTATAGATTTCACCGCCGTGCTGGCTTTCAGCCGGGAATTCAGCCGGGTCAGCGCCGAGCGGTTCGTGATCGACTACCTGATCGGGCGGTTCAACATGGGCTGCCTGGTGATGGGTCACGACCACGCTTTCGGTAAGGACAGGGCTGGCGGCGAAAAAGTGCTGACCGGGCTGTCGAAGGTATACGATTTCGACCTGATCAAGGTGCCGCCGGTTATTTCCGACAGCCGGCCGGTATCGAGTTCATGGGTCCGCAAAGCGATCGAGGACGGCCACATGCAGCAGGCCGCCGGTCTGCTGAACCGGTTTTTCACGATCAGCGGCAAAGTTGTGCGGGGAGCCGGCCGGGGCAAGGGCCTGGGTCATCCCACCGCCAACCTCAGGCCCCTGGAGCCGGGCAAGGAACTGTTTCCCCACGGGATCTATGCCGCCGCGGTGGACCTCGGCGGCAAGATGATGCCCGGGGCGTTGCATTTCGGACCGCGCCCCACGTTCGGCGAGGAAGAGTCCACCCTGGAGCTTAACCTGTTCGACTTCCATGGCGACCTTTACGGCCGGACCCTGGAGGTGGCGATTGTCGAGCGGATCAGGCCGATCATGGATTTTAGCAGCGCCGAGGAGTTGGTGCGCCAGATGGACAGGGACGATGAGGATATCAGGAAGGTGTTCGAGCGGATCGGGCCGCAGGTGAACCCGGTCAGCCACGCGGTCTGA
- a CDS encoding DUF503 domain-containing protein, which translates to MMVIGVCTFELYLGGIHSLKAKRGVLKRLKARIVSKFNVSVAEIGSMDSWQRSTIAVAIISNDQRFANQVLCKIAAMVNSNGEVTMVGQEMQFL; encoded by the coding sequence ATGATGGTAATCGGAGTCTGTACTTTCGAACTTTACCTGGGCGGCATCCACTCGCTGAAGGCAAAACGCGGGGTGCTCAAACGTCTCAAGGCTCGGATAGTCAGCAAGTTTAATGTCTCTGTGGCCGAGATCGGCTCGATGGACAGCTGGCAGCGCAGCACGATCGCGGTGGCGATTATCAGCAACGACCAGCGTTTCGCCAACCAGGTACTGTGCAAGATTGCGGCGATGGTCAACTCCAACGGCGAAGTGACGATGGTCGGCCAGGAAATGCAGTTCCTCTAA
- the truB gene encoding tRNA pseudouridine(55) synthase TruB, giving the protein MSRRKHPGSGFCGILPVNKPAGMTSHDVVDRVRRILGERKVGHTGTLDPAAVGLLLLCVGDATRFARYLGGCAKTYRAVVRFGRTTDSCDGDGETLSVFDGDLAGVLTEDNLRRSLEKYKGEFEQQPPSFSAKKVGGVPAYQLARQGIEPDLKPAAVRVDDIRVSGFAPPDVTLELDCSAGFYIRAFARDLGRDLGTGAYLESLVRTRVGAVKLDRAFDLEKLAAMGPQQAVAEAMIGFDEALAFMPAVRLTETAVEDVFFGRQVELTGGSGLVEGEPSGTGVTAVRVRDCEGAFLGVGELDRLRGSSDVLKPRRLLTGSFPVKLRARNRNEQAD; this is encoded by the coding sequence ATGAGCCGACGAAAACACCCGGGAAGCGGATTCTGCGGAATCCTGCCGGTGAATAAACCCGCCGGCATGACCAGCCACGACGTGGTCGACCGGGTCCGCCGGATACTGGGCGAACGCAAGGTGGGGCACACAGGCACTCTCGACCCTGCCGCAGTCGGCCTGCTGCTGTTGTGTGTCGGCGATGCAACCAGGTTTGCCCGCTATCTGGGCGGCTGCGCCAAGACTTACCGGGCTGTGGTCCGCTTCGGCAGGACCACCGATTCGTGTGACGGCGACGGCGAAACGCTCAGTGTGTTCGATGGCGATCTGGCCGGAGTATTGACCGAAGACAACCTGCGCCGGTCGCTGGAGAAATACAAAGGCGAGTTCGAACAGCAGCCGCCCTCGTTCAGCGCCAAGAAAGTCGGTGGGGTGCCGGCCTACCAGCTCGCGCGCCAGGGTATCGAACCGGACTTAAAGCCGGCCGCCGTGCGGGTCGATGATATCAGGGTGAGCGGATTCGCGCCGCCCGATGTAACACTGGAGCTGGACTGCTCCGCCGGATTCTACATTCGCGCCTTCGCCCGCGATCTGGGCCGTGACCTGGGGACCGGAGCTTATCTGGAATCGCTGGTGCGGACCAGGGTCGGCGCGGTGAAGCTGGACAGGGCGTTTGACCTGGAAAAGCTGGCCGCGATGGGACCGCAGCAGGCTGTCGCCGAAGCGATGATCGGTTTTGACGAGGCGCTGGCTTTCATGCCCGCTGTCAGGCTGACGGAAACGGCGGTGGAAGACGTTTTTTTCGGAAGGCAGGTGGAGCTGACCGGCGGCAGTGGTCTCGTCGAGGGAGAGCCGTCGGGGACCGGTGTTACGGCTGTCAGGGTGCGAGACTGCGAGGGAGCCTTTCTGGGAGTCGGCGAGCTCGACAGGTTGCGCGGCAGCTCGGACGTACTGAAACCCAGGCGCTTGCTGACCGGCTCGTTCCCGGTCAAACTCCGCGCACGGAACCGGAACGAACAGGCCGATTAA